In a single window of the Methanophagales archaeon genome:
- a CDS encoding ABC transporter substrate-binding protein, translating into MKKFVSVLLTLILISGIITVCGASEIKTLRIGYQPSTHQIAEMTAMEKGWWERDLAKFGVENITDTEFSSGPPEMTAMMAGELDVAYVGTAPPITAIDKGLDAKIVASVNTNGSALVLSPGLAANYTSPADLKGLKIATFPQGSIQDTILKKWLKDNGLDPGRDVHIIGAGPGEAITEIMAGVVDGVFLPAPSPTIIEMADAGKTVVYSGEMFPNHACCCLLVSGRLIREHPELVKQIIRTHINATRYNNEHKEEAAEIYARKVRGTDVEKVKESIKRWDGAWVYDPHIEINSTLVYAKVDYEMGYTNKLLTEEDLFDTSLYDEVMGIAPAPGTVSPTPQPTSQPTPGFTSLLVIAALLVYIVLRRFKI; encoded by the coding sequence ATGAAAAAGTTCGTGTCAGTGTTGCTTACTCTGATACTCATTAGTGGTATCATCACAGTATGTGGAGCCAGTGAGATAAAGACGTTGCGCATCGGTTATCAGCCCAGCACGCACCAGATAGCAGAAATGACCGCGATGGAGAAGGGCTGGTGGGAGAGGGACCTTGCGAAATTCGGCGTTGAGAATATCACAGATACTGAATTCTCATCCGGTCCTCCCGAGATGACTGCGATGATGGCGGGGGAACTTGATGTTGCATATGTGGGCACTGCTCCTCCTATCACTGCTATAGATAAAGGTTTAGATGCGAAGATCGTCGCTTCTGTCAATACAAATGGCTCTGCACTCGTTCTCTCACCAGGACTGGCTGCCAACTACACATCTCCAGCGGATCTGAAAGGACTGAAAATAGCCACTTTCCCTCAGGGCTCCATCCAGGATACAATACTCAAGAAATGGCTTAAAGATAATGGGTTAGATCCTGGTAGGGATGTGCATATCATAGGCGCGGGACCAGGAGAGGCGATAACAGAGATAATGGCTGGGGTTGTGGATGGTGTATTCCTGCCAGCTCCGTCACCTACGATAATAGAAATGGCGGACGCAGGTAAGACGGTTGTTTATTCGGGAGAGATGTTTCCCAATCATGCCTGTTGCTGCCTGTTAGTGAGTGGGAGATTGATAAGAGAGCATCCAGAACTCGTTAAACAGATAATCAGAACACATATAAACGCCACTCGATATAACAATGAGCATAAGGAAGAAGCAGCGGAGATATATGCCCGGAAGGTGAGAGGAACAGACGTGGAGAAGGTGAAGGAGTCTATAAAGCGCTGGGATGGGGCATGGGTTTATGACCCGCATATCGAGATAAACTCAACGCTTGTATATGCGAAGGTGGACTACGAGATGGGTTACACAAACAAGCTATTAACAGAGGAAGACCTCTTTGATACAAGCCTATATGATGAGGTCATGGGAATTGCACCTGCTCCCGGAACAGTCTCACCAACACCACAGCCAACATCACAGCCAACACCAGGATTCACTTCTCTACTCGTAATTGCTGCACTACTCGTTTATATTGTGTTGAGGAGATTCAAAATTTAA
- a CDS encoding ABC transporter permease yields MKRNRLISILNNRGIIEAISLSLTIILWELVSNFIVRNPGKLPSPYSILLAFCDIWEIIPLDIGISLLHFGIGIGAGAAMGIIVGMLMGWFRIVDRIMDPMVEILRPIPPLAWVPFAILWGGLTHYAAGFIVFIGAFFPILINTYTGFREVDKTYIDAARVLGCREEWKLIKFIALPFSLPFIATGIRIGMGVGWMCVVAAELFGVSKSGLGYRLFQVFWPLHMIDKLILYMIILGLVALLLDRLFRYFVEEKLFKWKRGIVIAK; encoded by the coding sequence ATGAAGAGAAACAGGCTAATATCAATATTAAACAATAGGGGAATCATAGAAGCGATCTCTTTATCCTTAACGATCATCTTATGGGAATTAGTATCGAACTTCATTGTGCGGAATCCGGGTAAGCTGCCCTCTCCGTATTCTATTTTGCTTGCATTCTGTGATATATGGGAGATAATACCACTTGATATCGGTATCAGTCTGTTGCATTTTGGTATAGGTATAGGAGCAGGAGCGGCAATGGGAATAATAGTAGGAATGCTTATGGGGTGGTTCAGGATAGTAGACAGAATTATGGACCCGATGGTTGAGATACTGCGTCCAATACCGCCTTTGGCATGGGTACCTTTCGCAATCCTGTGGGGTGGGCTCACGCATTACGCAGCGGGATTTATCGTATTCATCGGTGCCTTCTTCCCTATTCTGATAAATACATACACAGGGTTCAGAGAAGTGGATAAGACGTATATAGATGCAGCGCGTGTGTTGGGCTGTAGAGAGGAGTGGAAATTGATAAAATTCATTGCATTACCATTCTCCTTGCCCTTTATCGCCACAGGTATAAGGATAGGGATGGGGGTGGGCTGGATGTGCGTTGTGGCGGCAGAACTGTTCGGGGTAAGCAAAAGTGGGCTGGGATACCGATTATTTCAGGTGTTCTGGCCTTTGCACATGATAGATAAACTCATTTTATATATGATAATTCTGGGACTTGTAGCCTTACTGCTGGACCGCTTATTCAGGTATTTTGTGGAGGAGAAGTTATTCAAGTGGAAGAGAGGGATTGTAATAGCTAAATAA